CTTTAAGAGCTGGCTCAATGAGATATTCTTTACCATCGATAACAACCTTTTGTTTACCATTTTCAACAACCGTACCGACACCAGTAGGTGTCAAGATACCTCCAAGGCCAAATCCACCGGCACGAACTCTTTCAGCCAATGTACCTTGTGGTACTAATTCTACTTCTATGGTTCCTTCAATCATCTGCTTTTGTGTTTCTGGATTAGTACCGATGTGCGAAACGATCACTTTTTTTGCCATTTTATTGACAATCATCTTTCCTATACCCTTATCTGGAAAAGCCGTATCATTAGCGATGATGGTGAAATTTCTTTTGCCACTTTTTATGAGAGCATCAACGAGTAATTCAGGTGTACCATCTCCAAGAAACCCACCGATCATCAGCGTGGCTCCGTCTGGTATCATCTCTATGGCTTGTTCAACAGTTATGACTTTGTTTTTCATGTCTTCAGAACACCTCCTATGCAATATTCCTGATGATTATCGCCGTTCCCATTCCTCCACCTATGCACAAACTCGCAAGTCCAAGTTCAACTCCTCTTTTCTTCATCTCATAGAGTAATGTCACGGTTATCCTATTTCCACTCGCACCAATTGGATGCCCGAGTGCTATAGCACCACCATTCACATTGACCCTTTCTTCAAGCCAATCATCTGTGACACCATGTTCTTTTTTCAAATCTCTCAGAACAGCTATGCTTTGTGCGGCAAAGGCTTCGTTGAGTTCTATGAGTTGAATATCGGTGAGTTTAAGATTTGCATATTTTAGAGCTTTTGAAATTGCTCCAACAGGGCCTATTCCCATTATGGATGGATCAACACCATGCTGTGCAAAAGCTACAATTTCAGCCAGAGGTTTCAAACCATACTTTTTCACAGCATCCTCACTGGCAAGTACTGTCGCAGAAGCCCCATCGTTTATTCCAGAAGCATTTCCTGCGGTTACTGTTCCATCTTTTTTGAATGCAGGTTTTAATTTTGCGAGCGCTTCAAGCGTTGTGTCAAATCTCGGATGTTCATCAGTATCAAAGACTTTATCACCTTTTTTGTCTTTTATCACAAAGGGTACGATTTCATCTTTAAACCTTCCTGTTTCGATAGCTTTTTTTGCTTTCATCTGACTCTTGTAGGCAAAAAGATCCTGTTCTTCTCTCGATATGCCATATTTCTCTACAAGATTTTCTGCTGTAACACCCATGTGATACATGTTGAAAACATCTGTCAAACCATCAAAGACCATATGATCTACTATCTCGCCATTTCCAAGTCTGTAACCGAACCTGGCCTTTGGTAATAAATACGGTGCTGTGTTCATGCTCTCCATACCACCAGCCAAGACAATCTCAGCCTGACCAGCCATGATATCCACTGCACCAATCATGATAGCTTTCATACCAGAGCCACAGAGCATATTCACCGTATACCCTGGTTTTTCTGCTGGAATTCCTGAATAAATACTCACCTGTCTTCCTGGTCCCATACCTTGTCCAGCCATGAGTATATTACCAATTATGGTTTCATATACCCATTCTGGTTTCACATTAGCCTGTTCCATGGCTGCTTTTGCTGCCGCAACTGCAAGTTGAACTGCTGGGATATCTTTCAAAGTTCCCTGAAAGGTTCCTATTGCAGTTCTTTTTGCTCCAACAATGTAAACTTTTCTCAATTCACACACCTCCTTGCAAAATTATTGATTTACAAGATCAAGAACAACAAACTCGTAACGATACCACTCCACAAAAGTGCCATAACACAATATCCCATGATGTCTCTGATATCGAGTTTTGCAACCGAAAGTAATGGTAATGCCCAGAAAGGCTGAATCATGTTAGTCCACGCATCACCCCAAGCAACGCCCATAATCACCTTTGGTACAGAAGCACCGATCTTTTGTGCCGCTTGTACCATAATGGGACCCTGCACAGACCACTGCCCACCACCCGATGGAACAAACAAATTGATCAAACCTGCGCTCCAATAAGTGAACAAAGGCAATGTCTTTGCCGTTGAGAAAGAAGCAAACCAGTTAGCAATCGTGGCAGCAAGGCCAGAATTTATCATCATACCCATGATTCCAGCGTAAAATGGAAATTGTACTACAATTGCCCACACAGTTTTTCCAGCTTCTATCGCTGCGTTTATGAAATTCTTTGGGGTACCATGTAGCAAGATGCCGAGCATTAAGAATATGAAGTTGACTATGTTCAAGTCAAGCGAGCCTTTTTTGAAAATGAAATAATAGAAAATGTATACCAACCCAATGATACCAATGATCATAGAGAGAATAGGACTGTATTCCATTTTTTCTGCAGGAGTCATCTCTGACCAGTTTTTCTTAACAGGCTTCTTTGCTTCTGCAAAAGCTTCTGGGTTGACCTCGATTATTTCTTCATCTTTCTTTGGGTGCATTCCAGCCATGATGAATGGTAATGTAAAGAGCAATATAATAACTGGTACATAACCAATTGGTGCGAAGATTGTCTGTGAAACGGGGACTAATCCAATAGTTTTCTCAAGAAAGTGTCCTTTTGTATTAACAAGCAACGGTGCCGAAGCCGAAAGTCCGGCGTGCCATACCAAAAATCCCGAGTATGCCGATGCAACAAGAAGTGGATAATGTAGCTTTTTGCCTTTCATATTTTTTGCAATTTCAATGGCTAACAATGAGGAGAAAATCAAACCAAAACCCCAATTCAAATAACTCGTGATGATCATTACAACACAAGCCAGTGCAACAGCCTTAAAAGGTGTGTTTGCCGTCTTCGCAATTGATTTGAGAACAGCCGCCATTGGTTTGGTTGAAGCGAGTATGTGCCCCGTCATGAGTACTAAACACATCTGCATTGCAAAAGATAGTAAACTCCAAAAACCATCACCCATGTAACGAATCATTTCCATGGGACTTTTTTGTTGTACAATCATACCCAACACGAACGTGATCAAGGTTAACAAAAAAGCAAATATCAGCGCATCTGGTAAGTACCTCTTTGCAAACCTTGAAAAAGCAGCACCCAAAACCCTTAGCATGTTTTCACCCTCCTCGCATTGAGATATGGCTTTTATCTTAATCCATTTTATTTTATCGTTTTTATTTTATCGTAATTATTCCAATAAAAACAAATAAGCCTGTTTTCTTAGTCGATTAAAAGCTTCTAACAAAATCAGCGCCAATTTGTGAAATACTTCTCTATTTGCTTGAATTTCTCAATGGTAAAAAATGATATTTCAATTACCAAATATTGTGGATAGAACAAATTTTTGAACTATGATAATATGCGTATATTACCAATTCACTGATGATGACTAAACAAAGACGCGGTTAGCTTAGCTAACATTTAGAAAAGGAACTATTTGGATATAAGAAAATCACGGTTGAATGATCTTTTAAATAATAGAGGAACTCACCTTTATTGCGTTTCCTGATAAAATTGAAGATGAAAAAAGAAACCTGTGTTGTGATATGATACAGGTAGAAATTTTCAATTTTATTGGATAAGATCAAAGTGGAGGGATTGAGATGAAAAAAATTGGTCTTTTTTTGGTGGTGCCTTTATTGTTCTTACTCTTTTCATGTGCTGAACAGCAGGCTCAACAAACAACAATAGAAGATCTTGCAGAAGGACTCACTGTCAAGTTGGAAACTCTGATAACAAGCCCAACGGCGGTTGATGACTATGTAAAGGTTTGGGCTTCTGGATCTGAAGCAC
The DNA window shown above is from Thermotoga profunda AZM34c06 and carries:
- a CDS encoding CoA transferase subunit A — its product is MKNKVITVEQAIEMIPDGATLMIGGFLGDGTPELLVDALIKSGKRNFTIIANDTAFPDKGIGKMIVNKMAKKVIVSHIGTNPETQKQMIEGTIEVELVPQGTLAERVRAGGFGLGGILTPTGVGTVVENGKQKVVIDGKEYLIEPALKADFALIKAQKADFYGNLFFNFTSRNFNPLMAFAGKITIVEVEELVPVGGLSPNEIHTPHAVVDYIVRGNAK
- a CDS encoding acetyl-CoA C-acetyltransferase, which encodes MRKVYIVGAKRTAIGTFQGTLKDIPAVQLAVAAAKAAMEQANVKPEWVYETIIGNILMAGQGMGPGRQVSIYSGIPAEKPGYTVNMLCGSGMKAIMIGAVDIMAGQAEIVLAGGMESMNTAPYLLPKARFGYRLGNGEIVDHMVFDGLTDVFNMYHMGVTAENLVEKYGISREEQDLFAYKSQMKAKKAIETGRFKDEIVPFVIKDKKGDKVFDTDEHPRFDTTLEALAKLKPAFKKDGTVTAGNASGINDGASATVLASEDAVKKYGLKPLAEIVAFAQHGVDPSIMGIGPVGAISKALKYANLKLTDIQLIELNEAFAAQSIAVLRDLKKEHGVTDDWLEERVNVNGGAIALGHPIGASGNRITVTLLYEMKKRGVELGLASLCIGGGMGTAIIIRNIA
- a CDS encoding short-chain fatty acid transporter, giving the protein MLRVLGAAFSRFAKRYLPDALIFAFLLTLITFVLGMIVQQKSPMEMIRYMGDGFWSLLSFAMQMCLVLMTGHILASTKPMAAVLKSIAKTANTPFKAVALACVVMIITSYLNWGFGLIFSSLLAIEIAKNMKGKKLHYPLLVASAYSGFLVWHAGLSASAPLLVNTKGHFLEKTIGLVPVSQTIFAPIGYVPVIILLFTLPFIMAGMHPKKDEEIIEVNPEAFAEAKKPVKKNWSEMTPAEKMEYSPILSMIIGIIGLVYIFYYFIFKKGSLDLNIVNFIFLMLGILLHGTPKNFINAAIEAGKTVWAIVVQFPFYAGIMGMMINSGLAATIANWFASFSTAKTLPLFTYWSAGLINLFVPSGGGQWSVQGPIMVQAAQKIGASVPKVIMGVAWGDAWTNMIQPFWALPLLSVAKLDIRDIMGYCVMALLWSGIVTSLLFLIL